One Dietzia sp. JS16-p6b genomic window carries:
- a CDS encoding TetR/AcrR family transcriptional regulator: protein MTPRVPVSRRDRPAKAALSREGIVDAALRVVERDGADKLTLRKVAAELDTGPASLYVYVRNVTVLHALLADRLLADLDLRWDGVEPWRDRLQRVMADYVDLLSQRGELARAVMFVWPDGPHYLDLIELLLRLLLTAGADERSAAWGVDLLLQYASSSAAEWAARESGTGQEIDDLTATIATSDPGRHPTLAAFPVGVFTQGSPDERRRWAVGALIDGLVGTSRG, encoded by the coding sequence ATGACCCCCCGAGTACCCGTGAGCAGGCGAGACCGGCCGGCGAAGGCCGCGTTGTCCCGGGAGGGGATCGTCGACGCGGCACTGCGAGTGGTGGAGCGGGACGGCGCCGACAAGCTCACACTCCGCAAGGTCGCCGCCGAGCTCGACACCGGGCCCGCGTCGCTCTATGTCTACGTCCGCAACGTCACCGTCCTCCACGCTCTCCTGGCCGACCGTCTGCTCGCGGATCTGGATCTCCGGTGGGACGGGGTCGAACCGTGGCGCGATCGCCTCCAGCGAGTGATGGCCGACTACGTGGACCTGCTTTCTCAGCGGGGGGAGCTCGCGCGAGCGGTGATGTTCGTGTGGCCCGACGGACCGCACTATCTGGACCTGATCGAGCTGCTGCTCCGGCTGCTCCTCACGGCGGGCGCCGACGAGAGGTCCGCGGCCTGGGGTGTGGATCTGCTGCTCCAGTACGCGAGTTCCAGCGCCGCGGAGTGGGCGGCCCGCGAGTCCGGCACCGGCCAGGAGATCGACGACCTCACGGCGACGATCGCGACGTCCGACCCGGGCCGGCACCCGACGCTCGCCGCTTTTCCCGTCGGCGTCTTCACCCAGGGCAGTCCCGACGAGCGGCGCCGGTGGGCTGTCGGAGCGCTCATCGACGGCCTCGTGGGCACCTCACGGGGGTAA
- a CDS encoding NAD-dependent epimerase/dehydratase family protein: MSSTDELHVIVGAGPVGSALAARLAATGHRVRLATRSGRSTATPGVDAVAVDASDSAALSAQAAGAAVLYNCANPGPYPVWEENWPPLAASLLRTAEETGAVLVTASNLYGYGVVHEPMTRHTPLDPVDHKGALRARMWEDALAAHRAGRVRTAEARSSDYIGPSVPAESGLIARYGRATLAGKTAAVFADPDHPHTWTAIEDVAATLEALGRDERAWGSAWIVPSNAPRTVREVLNDLAEAAGAAPPRVRRVPRPVLRAGGMVVPLLREVNGVLYQFDGPFVADGSETTNTFGVSPTPWRTVIEQTAQAWSGPGR; encoded by the coding sequence GTGAGCAGCACTGATGAACTCCATGTCATCGTCGGTGCCGGGCCGGTGGGCTCCGCCCTGGCGGCCCGGCTGGCGGCCACGGGGCACCGCGTCCGACTGGCGACCCGCTCCGGACGCAGCACCGCTACCCCCGGCGTCGACGCGGTGGCGGTCGACGCCTCCGACAGCGCGGCCCTCAGCGCCCAGGCGGCCGGGGCGGCGGTGCTCTACAACTGTGCGAATCCCGGCCCGTATCCGGTGTGGGAAGAGAATTGGCCGCCGCTGGCGGCGTCGCTCCTGCGCACCGCGGAGGAGACGGGCGCGGTGCTCGTCACGGCGAGCAACCTCTACGGCTACGGGGTGGTGCATGAACCCATGACCAGGCACACCCCGCTCGATCCCGTCGACCACAAGGGGGCGCTGCGCGCGCGGATGTGGGAGGACGCCCTGGCCGCGCACCGAGCGGGGCGGGTGCGCACGGCAGAGGCCCGGTCCTCGGACTACATCGGCCCCTCCGTCCCTGCGGAGAGCGGCCTGATCGCCCGCTACGGCCGGGCGACTCTGGCCGGGAAGACCGCAGCCGTGTTCGCCGACCCCGACCACCCTCACACATGGACCGCGATCGAGGACGTGGCCGCCACCCTCGAGGCGCTGGGCCGGGACGAGCGGGCCTGGGGGTCTGCGTGGATCGTTCCGTCGAACGCGCCCAGAACCGTTCGGGAGGTCCTGAACGACCTTGCCGAGGCGGCTGGGGCGGCCCCACCGCGGGTGCGCCGTGTGCCGCGGCCGGTCCTCCGCGCCGGGGGGATGGTCGTCCCACTGCTGCGCGAGGTCAATGGTGTGTTGTACCAGTTCGACGGCCCTTTCGTCGCCGACGGGTCGGAGACCACCAACACCTTCGGCGTCTCCCCGACCCCGTGGCGGACCGTGATCGAGCAGACCGCACAGGCGTGGTCCGGCCCGGGCCGGTGA